The genomic DNA TGGTACCTGTAACAGTTACCATGAAATAAAGAGGATCTGCATTCAACAAACCAGCCATTTCTGGAATAGGGAAGAAAGCCATGGCAAATCTCAGGTGGAGCTGGAACaaccaaaattacatttttgcccTTCACTTAAAGCTGTATATGCCGCTGACTAGACCATCTCAAATGCAAGATGCTACCAACACCATATTTTACCACAAGAATGGAGTTTTTCTGTAGCAATAAATCCAGGGCTCTCCTggagaaaacctgttggaggctTTAAGAGTTCACTGGGTTGAAGGTTCACCATGAGGATTGAATGGTTTATATTAAATAATCACTGCTTTCACAGATACTCGCTGATCATCTGACCGCAGACTGGGGTCGTTTTTCTCAAAGGAGTGGCTTcagaagaaatctgtgaatGTCCTAGAGAGGCCTGCAGAGTCCAGACTTTAATCTGACTGAAAATCTCAACATAATTCATCTTGAAAACTTGTGAGATGAGCTGAAGAGAAACAACCATAAAGGTTGAGCCAAGAGAATAGACGATCTGGTCAAAGAtcgatctctctctctctctctctctctctctctctctctctctctctctctctctctctctctctctctctctctctctctctctctctctctctctctctctctctctctctctctctctctctctctctctctctctctctctctctctctctctctctctctctctctctctctctctctctctctctctctctctctctctctctctctgtgtgtgtgtgtgctccaaCCTTGTTCCACAGAAAATACCGTCCTATTGGCAAAAGAAGCTTCTGATGCTGTATCAATAGCAGGGATGCCAATAAATGCGGCCAGAATCAAAGTTCTCCCACACTTCACCATTAAGCTCAGGAGAGTCCTCACAGTCGGATCATGAGGAGACCCTTCTCCCCCTCTCTCAGCTGGAGATCCTGTTCCCACCCACCTTCCTGGATGTGGCCCGGCCAAAaccaaccacagctgctgctgggTGGAGAATCCATCTTTGGCAGGAAGAAATCAGTTCGGTTCTTTCAGTTCCTCTCCAGTGGCTCGTTCcactttattctcttatttcTGGAACCCGGGCTTTTAAGCGTCCACgtttaaagtttctttgtgCTTCGAGAGCTGTGGGAAGCAGACTTGTCAGCGAGTGTGTGTCTTGTACTTCTTTGTTTGGCTGTTTGAAAGGGATTAAGTTGGCTCTTAAGCAACCAAAGTGTCTTTGTTTGAGAGTCACTTGTTCATCTGTTTCAACAAACCGCTGCGACACAAACTCTCATCAGACCACattctgtttcaaaatgtttatttttcaaacttataACAAAGCGTCATCTCCCCCTGCCTTATATATTGTTTCAGAGGGAACGATGATGAATCCACGGTTTGTCTCACACAAGCTGAATCTCTCAATGTGCTTGGATTAGAGATGAGAAGCCATGCTTGGTGTAGCTGCATGTTCTCATCAACTGCATGTTCCTCAGCTGTGCAACATTCCACCAAATGACTGGAAATTAAGcaaggtttgtttgtttttcctaacCCACAGCCAATAACTGCTACTTTCGTGACTTTTTAAAGTGGAAAACTGTGACTCAAACCTGGCCTGACTCCCTACGGCTGCAAGTTCACCGAACTGTGCAGCGtttgtcacacacacacgcacgcgcacGCCCTCACTTCTCTCACCAGTGCTGGTTCTTAAAAGCGATACAACTCGatgagttttggttttatctgGTGCTTCTGCGCCCAACCTTTCTAATGCCTCCCTGGGCAGTTGCCCATGTGGCCCATATCAAAAGCCACATCTGCCTCTCAGAGGAAATAATTGATGGGGTTAGAGTTTTAGATTCGTTGCTGGATATTTGCATTCTTGCTCATGTCACAGTAACACTTCCAGGGAACATTAACCACCAGCCTACTGTGAATACTGCCATAGTTGGAGGGGGTTTGTGAGAGCGTTTCCGCTCGgggctgttttttctttctgggtGGTGGGCAAAAGGCCTCGTGGGGGAACTGGTACAGTTGGGTGGAGCGTCACAGTCTGCGTCCCGTGTTCACTTCATTAGATTTTAAATGGTCTGCTGGGAGATTGCAACAGCCTTACACATCACACCACCTGCATTTCCCATTACACCCGGTTCACTCACAGCTACTCGCATAAGACCACATCCGTCCGCGCTTCATGCTCACACTAAACGTCTGTCCACATGCTTTCTCTCCTCATGCtttcaacacaaacaaactgcaCCATATTGTGTAAACTCACTCGCATTTATTCGCGGCCACAGATGTGCACGGTGCCTCAAACAAAACATGTGGTCTTGTTCTTTTCTGCTCAGAGATCCATTTTTCATGCTATAAATCAAACAGTCGTCACTCATTCCTGCACATATAAGCCAGTAAATCTCTTTTCACACTTTTGCAGGCAGGTCCGATTTGAGCTGCGTGTTGTACTGCATTGAACTGTGCGTCGTTATCCACCTGGGCCGTGGTAAACcctaaaacattcagttttgcaGAGAATTGTTTATGGATCCATAAACCCCCATCACGGGTTGAGCTTAGCTCGGCGACACTTTGCCAAGAGATCATATGAAAGGCCAACACACAATAGCAGGGCAGGTCCAGACTGGGAACAGCTTAAAAAGTCCTTCATGTGAGTCCGGACTccttgatttcttttctttttattgttttctccaCTTTGGAAGTGAGCCCAAATGTCCCTGCTCCAACAAGATCCAGAGTGGTCTGCAAGTAAGTCACCCTCCCCCCTCACCTCCATCCTCATCACACTGTTACTGGTGGGCCTTTATTGTCACTGGTGGCGCTGGATACTGTTGGAGGAGGACAGGGGGACTGGAGAGGTCTGTATCCCCCCTGACTGTGGTCTAAAAAGGCCGCCGTAGGGGACACGGGGTGGGCGTAGCCGATGTACTGTGGGTGCATGAACTGTGACTGGTGGGACATGATCTGGGTGGCCTGCTGGCAGTTGAGAACTGAGAAGTTGGTGGGCATGTTGACGAAGACGCTGGCATCGGGGGGCAGACAGCAGGAGGCCTGAGCCCGCATTAGCGGAGCAGGACCGGGGCGGGCCCCGGCGGGCGGAGCCGAAGAGCTGGACGAGGTGGCGGTGCTGGACTGCCGGGACGAGGAGCCCCTGGAGCTGCTCGCCATCATGGGAATGGTTTCCGGGAGGCGGCCGCCGGTGCTTCCGCTTCCTGAGGCGCCAGCCGAGGAGAGCTCCTGCTTTGGCCGGAGGCAGCGGCAGCAGCACACGGCGACCACAGAACCCACCAGGATGAAGGCCACAAACACAGATCCCACAATCAGGAAGGGCACGTAGATCGGCACTGAAAGGAGACGACACAGGATCATTAATCAAGAGtttaaagtgtttcagctggcttctaacataaaaattaaagcattttcacGTTACTGCCACAGCCATCAGAGTATTTCAtttgaaagaccaacacaaagtacacATTTATAAAGCATAAGGAGAGtaatgcatggttttcaaaatgttttgtgtgttttgcttagaaaaatctgaaaagtgtggtgtggtgtgtatttttattcagctttctGGATCAATACTCGTCTTTGTGGTATGTCTGTACCAGCTTTGCTCATCTAGAGACCGGTCTTTGTAACACGGCTCAGCCTCCATTAGTCTGGATGGAACACTGCTTTTCTCCACTGAAttcaaactttgactaggccattctaactcATGAATATTTTACATCCCACATGTTCTATTGAATCTCTGACTGTTTTTCAGCCTCTTCCCACAACATGACTATGCCACCACAGTGTTTCACTGTGGGACTGATGCAAGTCTATTTGCTGGCATCAGTATTTAAGAAAGCACCTCTGAGTGTTGGATGGTCCAACTCAGTTCAGCAGACAGTGTCTTTTGAGGGTCTTCAAAGAAAAACGTTTGAACAAAGTCCCGCTATTCAGAcctttgcaaaagcattcacacagtttgaacttgttttaaaatttttgccaCATAACAGTCGCCATCTTCATTGGAAATTTAGCACAACAATGAAAATGATGCatagttttctacattttttaattaaataatttgatatATCCCCCTCAGTCGTTCACAAAGCATTATAccgccaccaccatgtttcactatgAGGGGGGGCtatgcagtgttagtttttctcTACTCCTGACATTTTGCATACAAGTCCGACTTTTGACCAGAGaactttcttccacatgttttctgtgtgtcCTCTAAGCAAAACTacctgtggattttatttttgagactTTTCCACAAAGGCCATAAAGTTGTGGATCTTTGCTGCTCCTCCGCAGCTGCCATGAGTCCCTAAAGTTATTACTCTTGTAGTTTATGTGCATCATTTTCATGTAGGCCTTCTATCTATTTTCGCATGATGGATGTAACAATACAGAGtccaaaagtttaaatattacaaCACAGTTTTATAACCTCATCCTTCTTCAAACTTCgccacaactttatccctgactgGTCTACTTCGTTCTTTGGGCTTTGAAAACATGCATGTAGATTTTCCGAGattgtaacttgacaaaatgtgggaaagCTTTAAGAAGCATTAAAACTTTTGTAAAGGTAGTAAAACGGCAGACTGGACAAGCCAAGTGTTTGTTGCAGATTAAAAGACAGAGAGCTATTGGGGTCCCCAGGGTTTCTCAGGCTCTCATTAGCagttattaactttgttttgatctgttTTAATCCTCCACGCCCTGCTGTGTCCTCAGACTCCTTCACCCCACAGACttcagtgtgtgtgcgtgcctGTGGGGGTGTGTTGGACTGGGTAATGTTCTTAAACCCAGCTGCCGGTGGATATTTGTGACCCCTCTTTTTCCTCAGCTATTTATGACTAAGCTTATGAAAATAAGTTACTGTAGCTGAACTGCAGCACTTGGCATCAGTTTAAAGAAAGGCTTTAAAGTGGACTGATTTAATGTTGCATTGAGAAGTTATTCCACTCTGTAAATCAGAGGAATAAGCCGGTTCCTTCTCACTGacctttctgagtttttttttttttttttttttttttaagttaaaacagCAAATCATGCTCCCAGCTTTCACAGCTCCACCAATCGGACTCTGTTGTTGAACATGTAAAGTCTTGACAGTTTTACATGCGAAAACCTCAGTTTTAGAGTGTTAATGTGTTAGGAGAGCAGGAAGCGCTCCAGGAACAACTTTGGAACCTGATCAGCGAGAGCTTTCCAGTTTTTCGCCAAATGGGGAAAGTGCAGAGAGAGCGAATTTTGCCCAGACGGCATATAACATGATGTCACTCATGAGGTGTTTCCTGCACCCATTCATTCCCTCCAAACACAATAACGTCCATGTGACATTTAAAGTGATTAATTTAGTCTTATTGTTCCCACAAGGTGTAGCTGAGCGTTGTTGGGAGGTGGAACTGTGGGCCAGCGAGAGAGAAAGGTGGCAGCCTGCTCCAGTTTCCTTTTGTCTCTGGGCTCTTTTGAAATGCAACCGTTTGACTTTTTCAGAATGCTCATCAAAAGTCGCAGGGCATTAAAAGGATTACAGCATGATACTTTTccagagagggagggaggtaTCGCGGGGACATGAAGGAAAACTGGACCTTGACCCGTTTGTATTTGGTGGTGTCACACCTCGCTCCTCGCAGCAGAGATATCTCTGAAAGTCTTTCCTTCCCTGCAGTAACACAACTTCAGTCTCAACATTTCTGCCTCCACTCCCCCTTTTCTCTGTGCTTCAAAgcttattttgtgtgtgtgatttcaTCCCTTCTTGCAGATCTGCTTTTTTCTAAAATCACCTTTTAAATCAAcggtggaagaagaaaaaaaagtcgaGCTTCAAGTTTTACTTGCTCAATCGCACATAAAATACAGTCTGgcattttagtaaaaaatgcaaactaaaGCCCCCTCACAACTGGATGGGTGGGCAAACAAATCCTTTATTTTACTAGAGTTACAATACTATACCTATATCACAAATCTACttcaaatgaatgttttatatcCTCAATCCCTTGtgcttttttgtaaaatcttttgTCACGCTACAATGATAGCCTTTTAGAGTTCTATTAAGATTTGAccgttttaaataaagaaaatctgaaaatttgttCATAAACACTGTCATGAAGATCAAGCAACACAGCAGAAAGGTCAGGAATGAGAGCAATGTTCAATCCGTCATCAGAACAACACAACGTCAAACCTAACAAGACGTGAACATTCACCTAAATTGAGAAAAGCAAAAGTCAGAGAAGCACCCAAGAGGCCTCTGGTAGATCTAGAGGAGATCTACcagaaatccacagctcaggtgtgAGAATATTTTCTACATATCTGGCTTTTGTGGAAAAAGTGCCAATAGAGatcaaaactaaacttttaagTCTCCATGCAAAATACTGTGGGTCAGAAagctaacactgcacatcaccaaAAGTAGAAAACCATGTTTTCTTCTCCTGTAGTGTCACAATTTCACACTACATTGTGCTGGTCAGTCGCATGCATCATAATATAGTGGAAAAATGGAGGCATGAAAAGCTTTCCATGAAAGCCACCTTTTAACTTTATTATCTAACTAAATAATTGCAATGTACACCTGGACAGCTTGAGAACAAACGGAACTGAAAgttttgataaaaatctgaCTTGGATCTATGTTTAAATGCTTTAACGTCCCATGTATTGAAGGAGCAAAACTGTGAGACAGTTGTTGTGTTTCTAGTGTCAATTCAGATTCCCTGAATCCTACCTTCATTCTTggagtgaattttttttaaaaagaagcaagaaTCGGTTTTTATGCACATGCTGGTCGAAGCTCCCccattgttttctgtcactcgCCCACACCTGTTGCTGCCGCTGAGCTGTGGCAACCACGCTGCAGTAAAAAGCCCTCCACCCCCTCCACCTTTAAGCTCTTGTTTGGGCCAGCCGGCCAGCCTCTGTCTCCTCGGGCCATCCCCCGGGGATTCTCTTGTTCCTAAATACCACATGTTCCCTCATGTTGAGCACATTAATAATTTCCTGCCACTGTATCATTCTGGAATGATGAATAGGCCACAAGCaagtgaaaaatgtgcaaaaagcgCAAAGTGAACAAGGTTTTCCTGTTTGAAAATAACGTTCTCTCTGTGCTTGGTGAGAAAAACCAACCACTTTGAGGTAATTCTGGCAGGAGGCCACAGACTGGAATGTATATTCCTCTTCCTGCAGTGATAAGGTATGAAAGTTGCAAATGACAGGTTACGTTGTAGCTAGAAGaccaatgacaaaaacaagaagtaaGCCTTTTCTGTCTTACTTCTTGATGCCTTTCTGTGGTAAAATGCAAGTTCAAAGACTTAATGAAAGATTACCTCATGGGAATGTTGGTAACGAGTTTGTTTTGTCAACAAATCAGCAACATAAGCTGAAAACTACAGGTTTAGCTGTTGTTTTTGGTAATTATTCCTCTTTGGATGTCAGGAGATTCCCTTCAGAGTGAATCTCCTAAAGCCCACAGACACCAGAACGACTGCAGTAGGTGGGAGGTGGGTTGTTGAACAGGAAAATAAcatgatttgagtttttcttttttctttttttttcttcctttatgaACAGTCCTGTCAGCACCCAGGGCAAGCCACTCTCCAAGATCCGGTCAAGTCCAAATTTGATCCCCGTGGGGACAGCGTGATTCGAGCCTGGCCCTACTCTGCACTGTTACAGAACAAACACGGCTATTTATAAAGTGCAGCGGCACGGCACAATTTGCCATTTGTGAGGGCTGTTAACTGGTTTTTGGAGGAGTCTGCTGTCTCCTGTGCAGCTGTCGCAACAGATGAGTTCTTTTTACAGAGAGCCATGGCTGCTGTACGCAATGCTACGTTAGTGGAGGAGGAAAACTGGAGCTTCACACTTTTCGGATTTGACGATCAAGCCCAAAACATCCTGAGCGGAGGGTTTTCATGATGTTGTCCAACCAAcaatatcaaaatattcatattaGGCAGGATTTCTTTTGGATGAATATAAACTTAATTATGGGCAATAAGGCTTTCTGCCCAGAGGGACGCACCTCAGAGGGGAAGCTAAgaggcaaataaataaataaaaaatctgttgaaGATATGATGGTATGGAGAGCTAAAAGTACCACAATCCAGTACATTAATAATTGCTCACACAAATGCTTCTTTATGTGATTATTTACACAGAACTCTAATAAATAGCatcaataaatagaaaatgcttattttatcaATTCTTTgaatgtaataatgtttttaaaatatttgaaacatttaaataattctgcatttatttgtttgatatactttgatatatatatattttttaaatgattgtttatttattgaataataTTTTTCCAGTTCATAGTGTTACAAAAAGTGTTCCAAAAGTaagttacaaaaagaaaatggttttgtttggtttggtttttagaagcagctccTCTGACAAGTGGGTCGCTTTTACTGGCATCTATTGCTGCCATAATCACCACTGACTCACTTTACGGTAAAGCAGTTAATGAGTCAAACAGCCTCGTCTCAGAACCCTAATTTCATGATTCTTTAGAGActctgaaaaagttcaaaatcctCCTACAGTTTAAGAACATGCTAAACCGACTTTTATATTCAACTtcctttgtttagttttaagcATCCAGAAAAAGGTTGTGCCCTCTGTTGTGAATGAGGATTGCTCTGCACGTTGAAGGGTGTAATAGTAGAAGTTATGGGCTGCTGCTGGTTTTGACATAAGTGTTAGGGCTTTCTGCCAGGGCTGCATGTTCAATGGGGCATAATAAAAATGCCAACTCTGCTTTCAGGAAGCCTTTTTAGCTATTCAGAGAGAACGGTGCCTCCTATAGTTCATAGGTGTATGAACTATAAAACTTTATTGCTGGACACTAAGGGACACTAAGGGCAGCTATTGATACCGATGTTGGTATTTGAATTACAGCCAATGATTTGCTGTGAAATTCCAAAGCTGTAGGGCCATTTCTTATGATTTCACCGCATTAGGATAGCCTAACATTGAGGCAAATGTGAAGCACTATTGAGAGTGGTCAAGGACGGAGTGGATTATAGTAGTTTGTTGGGGGCAAATGAAAGAGCTCACCCGGGCCACCATTCAAAAAAGAACCGCCACTGGTTCTGCTTTCCTACCTGCACGGGAGTCCTTGTCCTGTTTGCTCTCCGTTCCCGGTACCTCAGCCTGCTTGTCGTTCTCGCAGCTGC from Xiphophorus couchianus chromosome 21, X_couchianus-1.0, whole genome shotgun sequence includes the following:
- the shisa2b gene encoding protein shisa-2, producing MREGGFPMSVSVVMTLLLVVIDVKASGEYCHGWRDSQGAWKDGFQCPEKIDGEDSIICCGKCELRYCCASTDARLDQGSCENDKQAEVPGTESKQDKDSRAVPIYVPFLIVGSVFVAFILVGSVVAVCCCRCLRPKQELSSAGASGSGSTGGRLPETIPMMASSSRGSSSRQSSTATSSSSSAPPAGARPGPAPLMRAQASCCLPPDASVFVNMPTNFSVLNCQQATQIMSHQSQFMHPQYIGYAHPVSPTAAFLDHSQGGYRPLQSPCPPPTVSSATSDNKGPPVTV